In Desulfobacterales bacterium, the following are encoded in one genomic region:
- a CDS encoding polysaccharide biosynthesis tyrosine autokinase: protein MIETEKEAHLRDYLRVVLKRKNTILAVFIIVFTAVLIKTYSDTPLYKASATVLIEKSEPTQIITNYAYTPFDPEFLETQSHIIKSTSVAEKVVRLLDLEKSYDSFSRQHAKRLPVVDSVKTWIDSLVKTIKSLFGVTASEASFAEGSVPKTGRSKTDEIAAMISGNIVVSPVRDSKILSINFTSPNPVLASLITNTVAKAYIEQILDMRMQSSGYSIGWMTRKADEERKKMAASEKALQDYIRASDIITIEDRLAILPQKLTELSQNLTQAQSKRREIEALYAKVSVISNQMDEAETISIIADNLTLQSLNQQILKTEQKIVELSKKCGPKHPIMKNAQKELAVFRQKREREITHIIKKVANELELVKSAEEDFKRLLADTKAQTVNLNERFIQYGMLQREVETNRNLYNALMAKIKEQSVTEQIQTVNVWVVEEAKTPEFPSSPNIKRNLLLGIFLGLIGGVGLALFLEYLDNTIKLPEDVQDVFGVPALGLVSLLKEKEKIPEKMMITDSASAFAEAFKSIRTAVQLSSHDAMPKQILITSTAPQDGKTTIAVNLSVAMSQMEKRVLLIDADLRRPSIHKIFELENTKGLSTFLTGVSDKDIIQKGPADNFFVIPSGPIPPNPSELLGSERFKVLLAYLSEKFDLIIIDSPPLLSVADGLVISKLAAGTILVMRSGKTTYESAYKVLKSMEEIETKVLGVVINAADLKKSGYYYYNDYSYHYSSEDGR, encoded by the coding sequence ATGATTGAAACTGAAAAAGAGGCCCATCTTCGCGATTATCTGAGAGTTGTCTTAAAGCGAAAAAATACGATTCTGGCGGTTTTTATCATCGTTTTTACGGCGGTGCTGATCAAAACCTACTCCGACACACCGCTCTACAAAGCTTCCGCAACGGTGTTGATAGAAAAAAGCGAGCCCACCCAGATTATAACCAACTATGCGTATACGCCCTTTGATCCGGAATTTCTGGAAACGCAATCGCATATCATCAAAAGCACCTCGGTGGCGGAGAAGGTGGTGCGGTTGCTGGATCTGGAAAAATCTTACGATTCTTTCAGCCGGCAACATGCCAAAAGGCTACCGGTTGTCGACAGTGTCAAGACCTGGATCGATTCACTGGTAAAGACGATCAAGTCCCTTTTCGGCGTAACGGCGTCAGAGGCATCCTTTGCGGAGGGGTCTGTTCCGAAAACCGGGCGATCTAAAACGGACGAAATCGCGGCGATGATCAGCGGCAACATCGTTGTTTCTCCGGTTCGGGACAGTAAAATTCTCAGCATCAACTTTACCTCTCCCAATCCGGTTCTGGCCTCGCTGATTACCAACACGGTCGCCAAAGCCTACATCGAGCAAATTCTGGATATGCGCATGCAATCCTCTGGGTACAGTATCGGCTGGATGACCCGGAAGGCCGATGAAGAGCGCAAAAAAATGGCTGCATCGGAAAAAGCGCTTCAGGATTATATTCGGGCCTCGGATATTATCACCATTGAGGATCGGCTTGCCATTTTGCCCCAGAAATTGACCGAACTGAGCCAGAACCTGACGCAGGCCCAGAGCAAAAGAAGAGAAATTGAAGCGCTCTATGCCAAGGTGTCGGTGATATCCAACCAAATGGACGAGGCGGAAACCATTTCCATCATCGCGGATAATCTCACGCTTCAGTCCTTGAACCAGCAGATTCTAAAGACGGAACAGAAAATAGTGGAGCTGTCCAAGAAGTGCGGGCCGAAACATCCCATTATGAAAAACGCCCAAAAGGAGCTGGCGGTGTTCCGGCAAAAACGGGAGCGGGAAATCACCCATATTATCAAAAAGGTGGCAAACGAGCTGGAATTGGTAAAATCGGCGGAAGAGGATTTCAAACGGCTTCTTGCGGATACAAAGGCCCAGACCGTCAATCTCAATGAGCGATTTATTCAGTACGGAATGCTTCAGCGTGAAGTGGAAACCAACCGCAATTTATACAATGCGCTTATGGCCAAAATAAAAGAGCAAAGCGTGACCGAGCAGATTCAGACGGTCAATGTCTGGGTCGTGGAAGAGGCGAAAACGCCGGAGTTTCCCTCCTCGCCGAATATCAAGCGGAACTTGTTGCTCGGGATTTTCCTGGGCTTGATCGGTGGGGTCGGCCTGGCCTTGTTTCTCGAGTACCTCGATAACACCATCAAGCTGCCCGAAGATGTGCAGGATGTCTTCGGTGTGCCGGCCTTGGGGCTGGTATCTTTGCTGAAGGAAAAGGAAAAAATTCCGGAAAAAATGATGATTACGGATAGTGCCTCCGCTTTTGCCGAAGCGTTTAAATCCATTCGAACGGCGGTGCAACTCTCCTCTCACGATGCGATGCCCAAGCAGATACTGATCACGAGCACAGCACCCCAGGACGGCAAGACCACGATCGCGGTCAATTTGTCGGTGGCCATGAGCCAGATGGAAAAACGCGTGCTGTTAATCGATGCCGATCTTCGCAGACCGAGCATTCATAAGATTTTCGAGTTGGAAAACACCAAGGGCCTCAGCACATTTCTTACGGGTGTCAGCGATAAGGACATCATTCAAAAAGGCCCGGCGGATAATTTTTTTGTGATTCCCTCGGGCCCGATTCCGCCGAACCCCTCCGAATTGCTGGGGTCCGAAAGGTTTAAAGTCTTATTGGCCTATCTCAGCGAAAAATTTGATTTGATCATCATCGATTCGCCGCCCTTGCTGTCCGTGGCCGACGGCCTCGTAATCAGTAAGCTGGCGGCCGGCACGATTTTGGTGATGAGATCAGGTAAAACCACCTATGAGTCAGCCTATAAAGTTTTAAAATCTATGGAAGAAATTGAAACAAAAGTCCTCGGCGTCGTCATCAATGCGGCTGACCTGAAGAAAAGCGGATATTATTACTATAATGATTATTCGTATCATTATTCGTCGGAGGATGGCCGGTGA
- a CDS encoding SLBB domain-containing protein, with protein MKKVVFVTFFMVVWCIALPMNAQQYVVGEGDVMKITVYDHADLAQTVRVDGDGTIMVAFLGKVPVSGLTVTQVSEKLTRLYADGYLIEPQIGVFMEDFSSRKATILGQVSKPGLYEIRQHITFLELISTAGGLTADAGDMAVIKRKQSGDEKEQIIKVDLKRLVQHGDTALNIPIEAGDNIYIQKAQMVYVNGEVKKPGLYKCENETTVIKAITLAGGFTDKAAATRVKIIRKKDGTETILENVKMDRMVYQDDVLVVPESFF; from the coding sequence ATGAAGAAGGTCGTATTTGTCACGTTTTTTATGGTGGTATGGTGTATCGCATTGCCCATGAACGCGCAACAATATGTTGTCGGAGAGGGCGATGTGATGAAGATCACCGTCTATGATCATGCCGACCTCGCGCAGACCGTGCGTGTAGACGGAGATGGCACCATTATGGTTGCGTTTTTGGGAAAGGTGCCGGTCAGCGGGTTGACGGTGACGCAGGTATCGGAAAAACTCACGCGGCTTTATGCGGATGGGTATCTCATTGAGCCTCAAATCGGTGTTTTCATGGAGGACTTCAGCAGTAGAAAAGCAACCATTCTCGGGCAGGTTTCAAAGCCCGGATTGTATGAAATCCGTCAACATATTACTTTTCTGGAGCTGATTTCAACCGCCGGCGGGCTGACGGCCGATGCGGGCGATATGGCGGTGATTAAGCGAAAACAGAGCGGTGATGAAAAAGAACAGATCATCAAAGTCGATCTGAAGCGGCTGGTGCAGCATGGCGATACGGCCCTGAATATTCCCATCGAGGCGGGGGATAATATCTACATTCAGAAGGCGCAGATGGTGTACGTGAACGGTGAGGTGAAAAAGCCGGGCTTATACAAATGCGAAAATGAAACCACTGTGATTAAAGCCATTACCCTGGCTGGTGGATTCACGGACAAAGCCGCCGCAACGCGGGTAAAAATCATTCGAAAAAAAGACGGTACGGAAACGATTCTCGAGAATGTGAAAATGGATCGTATGGTTTATCAGGATGATGTGCTCGTGGTTCCGGAGAGTTTTTTTTGA